Proteins from one Ahaetulla prasina isolate Xishuangbanna chromosome 2, ASM2864084v1, whole genome shotgun sequence genomic window:
- the NUDT16 gene encoding U8 snoRNA-decapping enzyme isoform X2: MQMRFDGRLGFPGGFVDPRDISLEEGLNRELCEELGPGAASLHLSEKDYLSSHASDQPQRVVMHFYAKQLSLEEFRMVEEGAIQAKDHGLEVMGLIRVPLYILRDGVGGLPMFLSNTFIGNAREQLIHALDTLQLMPAEQLQKAVRIAQKRR; the protein is encoded by the exons aTGCAGATGAGGTTTGATGGTCGGCTGGGATTTCCAGGCGGGTTTGTGGATCCCCGGGATATTTCCTTGGAAGAGGGACTAAATCGAGAACTGTGTGAAGAGTTGGGACCTGGGGCTGCGTCCCTCCACCTGTCTGAGAAGGACTACTTGAGCTCCCATGCTTCTGATCAGCCACAGAGAGTGGTGATGCATTTCTATGCCAAGCAGCTTAGCTTGGAAGAGTTCCGAATGGTAGAGGAAGGGGCTATTCAGGCAAAAGACCATGGACTTGAG GTGATGGGTCTCATCCGCGTTCCCCTCTATATTCTGCGTGATGGTGTTGGGGGCCTCCCAATGTTCCTCAGCAATACTTTTATTGGCAATGCCCGGGAGCAGCTCATTCATGCCTTGGACACTCTCCAACTCATGCCAGCTGAACAACTTCAAAAGGCTGTCAGGATCGCTCAAAAGAGACGTTGA
- the NUDT16 gene encoding U8 snoRNA-decapping enzyme isoform X1 yields the protein MSELRPLTKAEAQSLGPPDWKQACHALLYAPNPGRLFGKIPLRFAVLMQMRFDGRLGFPGGFVDPRDISLEEGLNRELCEELGPGAASLHLSEKDYLSSHASDQPQRVVMHFYAKQLSLEEFRMVEEGAIQAKDHGLEVMGLIRVPLYILRDGVGGLPMFLSNTFIGNAREQLIHALDTLQLMPAEQLQKAVRIAQKRR from the exons ATGAGTGAACTTCGGCCTCTAACTAAGGCCGAAGCGCAGAGCCTCGGGCCACCCGACTGGAAACAGGCTTGTCATGCCCTTTTATACGCGCCCAACCCCGGCCGGCTTTTTGGCAAGATCCCCTTGCGTTTCGCAGTGTTG aTGCAGATGAGGTTTGATGGTCGGCTGGGATTTCCAGGCGGGTTTGTGGATCCCCGGGATATTTCCTTGGAAGAGGGACTAAATCGAGAACTGTGTGAAGAGTTGGGACCTGGGGCTGCGTCCCTCCACCTGTCTGAGAAGGACTACTTGAGCTCCCATGCTTCTGATCAGCCACAGAGAGTGGTGATGCATTTCTATGCCAAGCAGCTTAGCTTGGAAGAGTTCCGAATGGTAGAGGAAGGGGCTATTCAGGCAAAAGACCATGGACTTGAG GTGATGGGTCTCATCCGCGTTCCCCTCTATATTCTGCGTGATGGTGTTGGGGGCCTCCCAATGTTCCTCAGCAATACTTTTATTGGCAATGCCCGGGAGCAGCTCATTCATGCCTTGGACACTCTCCAACTCATGCCAGCTGAACAACTTCAAAAGGCTGTCAGGATCGCTCAAAAGAGACGTTGA